A region from the Janthinobacterium agaricidamnosum genome encodes:
- a CDS encoding chitinase C-terminal domain-containing protein, translating into MKSNALLMALLSGVLVACGGGQEGTTATPNTLLAAVEACAVWDAATVYTGGQCVTYQGVTYKAKWWTQGNVPSAADQWGPWAVIDTPTPTPTPTPTPTPTPTPTPTPTPTPTPTPTPTPTPTPTPTPTPTPTPTPTPTACRPDGLISAVPNVPYCKVYDANGREVLGNGLNRRIVGYFASWRTGVDGSPTYLVNNLPWDKITHLNYAFASVDPATSKISIGSGAANPDTGLTWPNVPAAAMDPSLPYKGHFNLLAQYKKKYPGVKLMISVGGWAGSGGFYTATTNADGSINTAGINTLADSMVAFVRQYNFFDGVDVDYEHPTTNNEAGNPNDFAVSKPRLAGLMTSYNVLLKVLRQKLDEAAVQDNKYYLLTIAGSASGWVLRGEENMSGLKYLDYASLMSYDLHGAWNQYVGPNAALFDDGNDGELRAGNAYQFQNIGYLNTDWAYRYYRGAMQAGRINIGVPFYTRGWKDVTGGTNGLWGTTPLISSTVTCAGTKTCGTGATGIDNVWYDLDTQGKPTPGGGNPIWHALNLQNGIVPSYLDAYKVTDKALVGTYVPYYSSTMVAPWLWNATKKVFISTETTQSIAAKAQYIVNNNIGGVMIWEMAGDYAWDATRNGGKGEYFMGTTLTDVLYQAFRTAGAYGNKRAEIAMPGTAANVSITLGGWKLGDNNFPINPVMTVKNNTASTLPGGTVVEFDYPVSAPSDMSDQSGFGLTVINAGYTGPNNIGGFTKNYNRARFAIPAWQSLAPGGSVALTLNYRLPISGPANYTVTVGGTKYALTQEYPELPVALP; encoded by the coding sequence ATGAAATCGAATGCATTATTGATGGCCCTGCTCAGCGGCGTGCTCGTCGCTTGCGGCGGGGGCCAGGAAGGCACGACCGCCACGCCAAACACCTTGCTCGCCGCCGTGGAAGCGTGCGCCGTCTGGGATGCCGCCACCGTCTACACGGGCGGCCAGTGCGTGACGTACCAGGGTGTCACCTACAAGGCCAAATGGTGGACGCAAGGCAATGTCCCCAGCGCCGCCGACCAGTGGGGCCCATGGGCCGTGATCGATACGCCAACGCCGACGCCGACGCCGACACCGACACCGACACCGACACCGACGCCGACACCAACGCCGACACCGACTCCGACGCCAACCCCAACCCCAACCCCAACCCCAACCCCAACCCCAACCCCAACCCCAACGCCAACTCCCACGCCAACCCCCACGGCTTGCCGTCCGGACGGCCTGATTTCAGCCGTGCCGAATGTGCCGTATTGCAAGGTATATGACGCGAATGGGCGCGAAGTGCTGGGCAATGGCTTGAACCGGCGCATCGTCGGCTATTTCGCCAGCTGGCGCACGGGCGTCGATGGCAGCCCGACTTACCTGGTGAATAACCTGCCCTGGGATAAGATCACCCACCTGAACTATGCGTTCGCTTCCGTCGATCCGGCCACGTCGAAGATCTCCATCGGCAGCGGCGCGGCCAATCCCGATACGGGCCTCACCTGGCCCAACGTGCCGGCCGCGGCCATGGACCCGTCCTTGCCGTACAAGGGCCATTTCAACTTGCTGGCGCAATACAAGAAGAAGTATCCGGGCGTGAAACTGATGATTTCCGTGGGCGGCTGGGCCGGCAGCGGCGGCTTCTACACGGCCACGACGAACGCGGACGGCAGCATCAACACGGCCGGCATCAACACCCTGGCCGACTCGATGGTGGCGTTCGTGCGCCAGTACAACTTCTTCGATGGCGTCGACGTCGATTACGAACACCCGACCACCAACAATGAAGCGGGTAATCCGAACGACTTCGCCGTGTCGAAACCGCGGCTGGCCGGACTGATGACGAGCTACAACGTGCTGCTGAAAGTGCTGCGCCAGAAGCTCGACGAAGCGGCCGTGCAGGACAATAAATACTATCTGCTCACCATCGCCGGTTCCGCCTCGGGCTGGGTCTTGCGGGGCGAGGAAAATATGTCGGGATTGAAATATCTCGATTACGCCAGCCTGATGAGCTATGACTTGCACGGTGCGTGGAATCAGTACGTGGGACCGAACGCGGCGCTGTTTGACGATGGCAACGATGGCGAATTGCGTGCCGGTAACGCCTACCAGTTCCAGAACATCGGCTACCTGAACACGGACTGGGCCTACCGCTACTACCGGGGCGCCATGCAGGCGGGCCGCATCAATATCGGCGTGCCGTTCTACACGCGGGGCTGGAAGGATGTGACGGGCGGCACCAATGGCTTGTGGGGCACGACGCCGCTGATCAGCTCCACCGTCACCTGCGCCGGCACCAAGACGTGCGGCACGGGCGCCACCGGCATCGACAACGTGTGGTACGACCTCGATACACAAGGCAAGCCCACGCCAGGCGGCGGCAATCCCATCTGGCATGCGTTGAACTTGCAAAACGGTATCGTTCCAAGCTACCTGGACGCGTATAAAGTCACGGACAAGGCGCTGGTGGGCACGTATGTGCCGTACTACAGCAGCACCATGGTGGCGCCGTGGCTGTGGAATGCGACCAAGAAAGTCTTCATTTCGACGGAAACCACGCAGTCGATCGCGGCCAAGGCCCAGTACATCGTCAACAACAATATCGGCGGCGTGATGATCTGGGAAATGGCGGGCGACTATGCCTGGGATGCCACGCGCAATGGCGGCAAGGGCGAGTACTTCATGGGCACCACCCTGACGGACGTGCTGTACCAGGCCTTCCGCACGGCTGGCGCGTACGGCAACAAGCGCGCCGAAATCGCCATGCCGGGCACGGCGGCGAACGTCAGCATCACCCTGGGCGGCTGGAAGCTGGGCGACAACAACTTCCCCATCAACCCGGTGATGACGGTGAAGAACAACACGGCGTCGACCCTGCCGGGCGGCACCGTGGTGGAGTTCGACTATCCCGTGTCGGCGCCGTCGGACATGAGCGACCAGTCCGGCTTCGGTTTGACGGTGATCAATGCCGGCTACACGGGGCCGAACAATATCGGCGGCTTCACGAAGAACTACAACCGGGCCCGCTTTGCGATTCCCGCCTGGCAATCGCTGGCGCCGGGCGGCTCCGTGGCGCTGACCCTGAACTACCGCCTGCCGATTTCGGGACCGGCCAACTACACGGTCACCGTCGGCGGCACCAAGTACGCCTTGACGCAGGAGTATCCGGAACTGCCGGTGGCCTTGCCGTAA
- a CDS encoding maltoporin translates to MNRTALKTLPALLLAIASASAMADPMYPSDAEGFHGYLRAGAGSNTSGGGGSQGCFGLGGNTMKYRLGNECDAYTEFGYTKSVAQSGGVNYLATIWVNAYAPNSDFGDNKLGIVKAYVEAQGLDFLNGGTAWIGKRFYYRPDIHMLDLQYINMNGTGAGLDRIPAGPGKFSYAFFKDNDINTVSKTGVVSTKSAVRQNFIYGEIPVNENGTLDLAATYIIGEGKDNDAYGQKHNGWQLSAFHRQAKVFGGGNTFGVQYGVGPGTGKGAQFGASGDTNFGSDVKRTRIFNDMAIQPMANFGMEFVALWQKDESNANGSSTWTSVGVRPVYAFTNNFKLVGELGTDRVTQAGGLPAKRLTKLTIAPTISAGPGLWSRPELRAFVTYGKWNDAATASVNASNNGGPIYNNNTSGTSYGFQVETWF, encoded by the coding sequence ATGAATCGCACTGCATTGAAAACTTTACCTGCCCTGCTCCTGGCCATTGCCAGCGCTTCCGCCATGGCCGACCCCATGTACCCAAGCGACGCCGAAGGCTTCCATGGCTACTTGCGCGCCGGCGCCGGCAGCAATACCTCGGGCGGCGGCGGTTCGCAAGGCTGCTTCGGTCTGGGCGGCAATACCATGAAATATCGTCTGGGCAATGAGTGCGACGCCTATACGGAATTCGGCTACACCAAGTCCGTCGCCCAGTCCGGCGGCGTGAACTACCTGGCCACCATCTGGGTCAACGCTTACGCGCCCAACTCGGATTTCGGCGACAACAAACTGGGCATCGTCAAGGCCTATGTCGAAGCACAGGGACTCGATTTCCTGAACGGCGGCACTGCCTGGATCGGCAAGCGCTTCTACTACCGTCCTGACATTCACATGCTGGACTTGCAGTACATCAACATGAACGGCACGGGCGCCGGCCTGGACCGCATTCCTGCCGGCCCCGGTAAATTCTCGTACGCTTTCTTCAAGGACAACGACATCAACACCGTGTCGAAGACCGGCGTCGTCAGCACCAAGTCGGCCGTGCGCCAGAACTTCATCTACGGCGAGATTCCCGTCAATGAAAACGGCACCCTGGACCTGGCCGCGACCTACATCATCGGCGAAGGCAAGGACAACGACGCTTACGGCCAGAAGCATAACGGCTGGCAATTGTCGGCCTTCCACCGCCAGGCGAAAGTGTTCGGCGGCGGCAATACCTTCGGCGTGCAGTACGGCGTCGGTCCTGGCACCGGCAAGGGCGCGCAGTTCGGCGCGTCGGGCGACACCAATTTCGGTTCGGACGTGAAACGCACGCGCATCTTCAATGACATGGCGATCCAGCCGATGGCCAACTTCGGCATGGAATTCGTCGCCCTGTGGCAAAAAGACGAATCGAACGCCAACGGTTCCTCGACCTGGACCTCGGTCGGCGTGCGTCCCGTGTACGCGTTCACCAACAACTTCAAGCTGGTGGGCGAACTGGGCACGGACCGCGTGACGCAAGCGGGCGGCCTGCCGGCCAAGCGCCTGACCAAGCTGACCATCGCCCCGACGATCTCGGCCGGTCCTGGCCTGTGGTCGCGTCCCGAGTTGCGCGCTTTCGTGACCTACGGCAAATGGAACGATGCGGCCACCGCCTCGGTCAATGCGTCGAACAACGGCGGCCCGATCTACAACAACAATACCAGCGGTACTTCCTATGGTTTCCAGGTAGAGACGTGGTTTTAA